Proteins from a genomic interval of Actinoalloteichus hymeniacidonis:
- a CDS encoding cytochrome c oxidase assembly protein: MPSETSPASDLPESDAAPRRRRATALAALLLPGAVFAIVLAALLTGLSSDELTAALGLPDPGAMVEFGLPVVRVVAELGAMVCIGSLLFAAFLVPPQATGMLAADGYAAARTAGIAGLFWAVGSILLVPLQVAEALGRPVSEVLDLESMMNLVPRLEQSGAWALTALLALVVAVMCRLVLTWRWTVAVFALALAALLPVVMTGHSATGGAHDVATNSLLFHLFAACLWIGGLIALLAHGIRRGSHLALATTRFSRIALVCWIVMACSGTINGLVRVSVGDLFTTLYGQLLLIKIFALIALGVVGYFQRERSVASVVATGSGRALVRLASVEVLLMLGTLGVSVALGRTPPPGELNPTELSRTELALGYNLDGPPSLGALALDWRFDLIFGTAAIVLAVLYLLGVRRLARRGDTWQRGRTIAWLAGCATLLIATSSGIGRYAPAMFSVHMGAHMLLAMLVPILLALGGPITLALRALPVAGRNAPPGPREWILAAMHSRVTRILTHPAVAFTLFVGSFYVLYFSGLFDAALEEHWAHIAMNAHFVITGYLFYWLVIGVDPAPRTIPPLGKLGLLFASMPFHAFFGIALMSSTTVIGSDFYRNLALPWATDLLEDQRLGGGLSWASGEIPVLVVLIALLVQWARSENRTARREDRRADTDGDADRAAYNEMLKKLSERP, from the coding sequence GTGCCTTCCGAGACGTCCCCGGCCAGCGACCTTCCTGAGTCCGATGCCGCACCGCGTCGGCGGCGCGCGACGGCGTTGGCCGCCTTGCTGCTGCCCGGCGCCGTATTCGCCATCGTGCTCGCGGCATTGCTCACCGGTCTGTCCTCGGACGAGCTCACCGCCGCGTTGGGGCTGCCCGATCCAGGGGCGATGGTCGAGTTCGGGCTGCCGGTGGTGCGGGTCGTCGCCGAGTTGGGCGCGATGGTCTGCATCGGGTCGTTGCTCTTCGCCGCGTTCCTGGTCCCGCCGCAGGCCACGGGGATGCTCGCTGCCGACGGATACGCCGCTGCGCGTACCGCGGGTATCGCGGGCCTGTTCTGGGCTGTCGGGTCGATCCTGCTGGTTCCGCTGCAGGTCGCCGAGGCTCTCGGTCGTCCGGTCTCGGAGGTTCTCGATCTCGAGAGCATGATGAATCTGGTGCCCCGGCTCGAGCAGAGCGGAGCGTGGGCGCTGACCGCACTGCTCGCCCTGGTGGTCGCCGTCATGTGCCGATTGGTTCTGACCTGGCGTTGGACGGTTGCGGTCTTCGCGCTGGCATTGGCCGCGTTGCTTCCCGTGGTGATGACCGGACACTCGGCCACGGGCGGAGCCCACGACGTCGCGACGAACAGCCTGCTGTTCCACCTGTTCGCAGCGTGCCTCTGGATCGGTGGCCTGATCGCGCTACTGGCCCATGGGATTCGGCGAGGCTCGCACCTGGCATTGGCCACCACCCGGTTCTCCCGGATCGCCCTGGTCTGCTGGATCGTCATGGCCTGTTCGGGCACCATCAACGGACTGGTGCGGGTGAGCGTGGGTGACTTGTTCACCACGCTGTACGGCCAGCTCCTGTTGATCAAGATCTTCGCCCTGATCGCCCTTGGCGTCGTCGGCTACTTCCAGCGGGAACGCAGTGTTGCCAGCGTCGTCGCCACCGGGTCCGGCCGAGCCCTGGTGCGCCTGGCCTCCGTCGAGGTCTTGCTCATGCTCGGAACCCTGGGTGTCTCCGTGGCACTGGGCCGGACACCGCCGCCCGGTGAACTGAACCCGACGGAGTTGTCGCGCACCGAGCTGGCTCTCGGCTACAACCTCGACGGGCCACCCAGCCTGGGCGCGCTCGCGCTGGACTGGCGCTTCGACCTGATCTTCGGTACGGCGGCCATCGTGCTGGCGGTGCTCTACCTGCTCGGAGTGCGCCGACTTGCTCGTCGCGGAGACACCTGGCAGCGCGGTCGGACCATCGCCTGGTTGGCAGGCTGCGCCACGCTGTTGATCGCCACGTCATCGGGCATCGGCCGGTATGCGCCCGCCATGTTCAGCGTGCATATGGGCGCCCACATGCTGTTGGCGATGCTGGTGCCGATCCTGCTCGCTCTCGGCGGCCCGATCACGCTCGCACTGCGGGCCCTGCCCGTCGCTGGTCGGAATGCGCCGCCCGGGCCCCGGGAATGGATTCTCGCCGCGATGCACTCCCGCGTCACCCGGATCCTGACGCATCCCGCGGTCGCCTTCACCCTGTTCGTCGGTTCCTTCTACGTCCTGTACTTCTCCGGGCTGTTCGATGCCGCGCTGGAGGAGCACTGGGCGCATATCGCGATGAACGCCCACTTCGTCATCACCGGATACCTTTTCTACTGGCTGGTCATCGGGGTGGACCCGGCGCCGCGCACCATCCCGCCGTTGGGGAAGCTCGGGCTGCTGTTCGCCTCGATGCCCTTCCACGCCTTCTTCGGTATCGCGCTGATGAGTTCGACCACGGTCATCGGCAGCGATTTCTACCGCAATCTCGCCCTGCCGTGGGCCACCGATCTCTTGGAGGACCAGCGACTCGGGGGCGGGCTGTCCTGGGCATCGGGCGAGATCCCGGTGCTGGTGGTGCTGATCGCCCTGCTGGTGCAGTGGGCCCGCAGCGAGAATCGGACCGCGCGGCGAGAGGATCGACGAGCCGACACCGACGGCGACGCCGACCGCGCCGCCTACAACGAGATGCTCAAGAAGCTGTCCGAACGTCCCTGA